The genomic stretch CTAAAAGTGGTAAAACATTACTTGTCAAAACACACTTGAAAAAGCAAATATCTATTATACATATTAAAAGTTTCACAGAAGTCAGGGGAAAGGATGTGTTAAATAATAAGCGTTACGTTTGGGACCTACAATGTCAGGTCATATTCTTATTTCATGTCCTTCTCAGGTAAGGAATGGCGGTCTTGTGATGATGCCATCATTGTTCTCCATCAAGGAATGAAATGGAGAAACTCAGGGCAGAAACCCCCACTAATGGGACTTTGTTGCCCAGGTATCCATGTGCACAATAAGCCCCTCCTCAGCGTTTGTGGCCCGCAATCCTCCACCTTGTCCCTAATGGACCTGGCCGCTGCTTCTTTGCTTACTTCTCCTCACTAGCAGACTGCTCTCCCTCAGTCAACGGAGTATGAAACCATCAAATGCTTGTAATTATGCACATACCTACCAATAAACTACAAAACAGGGTTCCGGGCAGGGTTGTCTGAAGGCCGCCACAAACTCAATTAGTGCTGCCGGCCTATGCACAGTTAGATGCTCTCTAAGCCgttaaaatgcattacaattcTGGCTTGTAGTATTTGTTGAAGGCAATCCATGTGATCTTTTttcgtttgttttttttccttttaattgctttttatatatttatcaaaACCAGCTATTTTCATTAATTCAAACCAACAGAAAGGCTATGTACAAATCCATCTGTATTCCATCATtagaaaacactgagggtaatGAAGAAtagtggaataaataaataaatacttgaacTGTTCTACAAAATATGGTGCAGAAATGcagaatgaataaaaaaaactccAAGCCATAATTATGATGCGGCCTtgcacagccccccccccccattacaAGTATGTAAATAGCACTCATAAAATCCATAATATAATAACCGTCTACCGGGTTGAAGGGTGACAACATTTATGTAAAGCATTACTAAAAAGCACTACCTACAAACTCACAATAAGCATTCAATTAAAACGAAAAACAGCTTTGACTTGGTGAAAGCCAAGACTGCTGACAATCATACGAGCCTGGGCTCTACTTTGAGGGAACACTGTtatgtatttgcaaaataaaaattaaagtgCTTCtgtttagaaaagaaaaaaaaataacacctCACATTATGAGGTATAAAAAGTCacgaaaacaaaaaagtaaattaagacTACTACATCCAGCGATTctgaacataaaaaatatatacaacatGTACAGTCaggagtgtgtgttttttgtttgtctaaTTTTTCAGGGTAGGATATCCCTtcatatacacagtatatacatatatacctcttgttctcgtttttttttttcttcaatatattatgacaatatatatttaattttttttgtagttCATGAACCAAagtcggaaaaaaaaaaacaatcctacaAAAATGCAGCGCTAAGAAAGCCGAGGAGGAGCTGCAGGCCGAGGAGCGGTGCATGCGAGGCCCAGGAGGGGGCGGAGCTGCTGTCCCGGGGGTAGATGTGCCAGCGTTCCTTCTGGGGGTGAAGCGCCTCCAGATCCTGCAGGGCACTGTAGGCTGCCGAGGTGAAGTTGGCATCCCCGGTGGTGAGGAGGTCGAACACGCAGGAGTGAAAATAAATGTCCTTCGCCTGCAGCTGCTCCTCGCACTTGGCCGTGGCGCTCTCCAGGGAGAAGCCCCTGTGTGGGGTTGAGGCGGCGCTGTGGTGCGGTTGGTGCGTGTGGTGGTGCTGCCGCTGGTGCTGGTGGCCGAGCTGGTGTATGCCCAAGACCGGTAGGGGGAGGTACCCGCCCTCGTCGATGCGCTCCGCCGTGGGGCAGCCGTTCATGCACAGCTGCAAGTCCTGGGTCTCGTCGTAGGCCACCGCCAGCTCCTCCGGCATGCGCACTGCCAGGGTCAGGTATCGGCCCACCTGGCGGACGATCACGGTGGCGCCGATATACCTGGCGTGTATCTCCACGTGCCGCCCCACTGCCTTCTCCATGATCCACAGGCTCCTGGCCTCGCTGTCGCCTCCACTGATAGTACCATCCACGAAAGCTTTGGGGAGGTCGTCCGTCACGGCCTGGTACACCTTCTGGTCCGTGCAGTCTTGGTAAGGTTTGAAGATGATGGTTATCTGGAAGAAACACACCGAAAAAGATCAGTATGGATTTCACATGTCTCACTGTGCCCACCCACCCACTCGTCTTTTGTTACAGCTGTTATTTCTGTCCCTCTTCAACAactcaagattttttttttttttaaagcaatatgcCACCTGTTAATGCACTCATAATCAGTGAAAGACATCCCTTGTGGCTGACTGTGTGAGGCTCGAAGGGGGTcgcagcagggacacacacaatgTTTCAAATGCATCCCTGACGGGTGAAAATTTGATTAGATAAAAGGCATCTTGTTTTTAATCTGCTCTAATTTAAGCATTGTCGGGCCTAAGAATAAAAAAGACCTGAGTggaatgtttttttctattatttgcTGAAGCACTATATTAAAATTAGTATGTGTGGTATTGGCTTCTGTAATTGTTTTGATTAAGCTTCTGTTATCTGGATCAGAGAggattatgaataaataaacagatgtttCACT from Amia ocellicauda isolate fAmiCal2 chromosome 8, fAmiCal2.hap1, whole genome shotgun sequence encodes the following:
- the rgmb gene encoding repulsive guidance molecule B, yielding MGMGRAGSYCPGAERLVSPPPLLSFLALIALASRVHIGECQVPTPQCRIQKCTTDFVSLTSHFNPSLDGFDTEFCKALRAYSACTHRTSKSCRGNLVFHSAMLGISDLMSQRNCSKDGPTSSTHPETVAEPCNFHSRHHGGGRDLRTGVEHPQPIYLFCGLFGDPHLRTFKDHFQTCKVEGAWPLIDNNYLSVQVTNVPVVPGSSATATNKITIIFKPYQDCTDQKVYQAVTDDLPKAFVDGTISGGDSEARSLWIMEKAVGRHVEIHARYIGATVIVRQVGRYLTLAVRMPEELAVAYDETQDLQLCMNGCPTAERIDEGGYLPLPVLGIHQLGHQHQRQHHHTHQPHHSAASTPHRGFSLESATAKCEEQLQAKDIYFHSCVFDLLTTGDANFTSAAYSALQDLEALHPQKERWHIYPRDSSSAPSWASHAPLLGLQLLLGFLSAAFL